One window from the genome of Erwinia sorbitola encodes:
- a CDS encoding N-6 DNA methylase: protein MSISSVIKSLQDIMRKDAGVDGDAQRLGQLSWLLFLKIFDTQEEELELEQDDYQFPIPKRYLWRSWAANSEGITGDALLEFVNDDLFPTLKNLTVPIDKNPRGFVVKQAFSDAYNYMKNGTLLRQVINKLNEIDFSSSSERHLFGDIYEQILRDLQSAGNAGEFYTPRAVTRFMVNRLDPKLGESIMDPACGTGGFLACAFDHVKEHYVHTTEDHKTLQKQIYGVEKKQLPHLLCTTNMLLHGIEVPVQIRHDNTLNKPLSSWDEQLDVIVTNPPFGGTEEDGIEKNFPAEMQTRETADLFLQLIIEVLANKGRAAVVLPDGTLFGEGVKTKIKKLLTEECNLHTIVRLPNGVFNPYTGIKTNILFFTKGQPTKEVWFYEHPYPNGVKNYSKTKPMKFEEFQTEIDWWGSEADGFASREENNQAWKVSIDDIIARNFNLDIKNPYQGETISHDPDELLAQYQTQQAEISELRNQLRDILGAALAGKGAN, encoded by the coding sequence ATGTCGATTAGCTCAGTCATTAAATCCCTTCAGGACATTATGCGTAAAGACGCCGGTGTGGACGGCGATGCCCAGCGTCTGGGGCAGCTTTCCTGGCTGCTGTTCCTGAAGATTTTTGATACCCAGGAAGAAGAGCTGGAACTGGAGCAGGATGATTACCAGTTCCCGATCCCAAAACGTTACCTGTGGCGTAGCTGGGCGGCGAACAGCGAGGGTATCACCGGTGATGCACTGCTGGAGTTTGTGAACGACGACCTGTTCCCGACGCTGAAAAACCTCACCGTGCCGATCGATAAGAACCCGCGTGGCTTTGTGGTTAAACAGGCGTTCAGCGATGCCTACAACTATATGAAAAACGGTACGCTGCTGCGCCAGGTGATCAACAAGCTCAATGAAATCGACTTTAGCAGCAGCTCTGAGCGCCATCTGTTTGGCGATATCTACGAGCAGATCCTGCGCGACCTGCAAAGTGCCGGTAATGCGGGTGAGTTCTACACCCCGCGTGCGGTGACGCGTTTTATGGTTAACCGTCTTGACCCGAAACTCGGTGAGTCGATTATGGATCCGGCGTGCGGTACCGGTGGCTTTCTTGCCTGCGCATTCGATCATGTAAAAGAGCATTACGTTCACACCACCGAAGATCATAAAACCCTGCAAAAGCAGATCTATGGCGTAGAGAAAAAGCAGCTTCCGCACCTGCTGTGCACCACCAATATGCTGCTGCACGGCATTGAAGTACCGGTACAAATTCGCCACGACAACACGCTTAACAAGCCGCTTTCCTCGTGGGATGAGCAGCTAGACGTGATCGTCACTAACCCGCCGTTTGGCGGCACCGAAGAAGACGGTATTGAGAAAAATTTCCCGGCAGAGATGCAGACCCGTGAAACCGCTGACCTGTTCCTGCAGCTGATTATCGAAGTGCTGGCCAACAAAGGCCGCGCGGCGGTGGTATTGCCGGACGGTACGCTGTTTGGTGAAGGCGTAAAAACTAAAATCAAAAAGCTGCTCACCGAAGAGTGCAATCTGCACACCATCGTACGGTTACCGAATGGCGTGTTTAACCCCTACACCGGTATCAAAACCAATATTCTGTTCTTTACCAAAGGTCAGCCAACCAAAGAGGTGTGGTTCTACGAGCACCCGTACCCGAATGGTGTGAAGAACTACAGCAAAACCAAACCAATGAAGTTTGAAGAGTTTCAGACCGAAATCGACTGGTGGGGCAGTGAAGCTGACGGTTTTGCCAGCCGCGAAGAGAACAACCAGGCGTGGAAAGTCAGCATCGACGACATCATTGCCCGCAACTTTAACCTCGATATCAAAAACCCTTACCAGGGCGAAACCATCAGCCACGACCCGGACGAGCTGCTGGCGCAGTACCAGACGCAGCAGGCGGAAATCAGCGAGCTGCGTAACCAGCTGCGCGATATCCTCGGTGCGGCTCTGGCTGGTAAAGGGGCAAACTGA
- a CDS encoding restriction endonuclease subunit S, with translation MAVEKLITQYIDTWTSALQTRSTAGRGRNGKIDLYGIKKLRELILELAVRGKLVPQDPNDEPASELLKRIAAEKADLVKQGKIKKQKPLPEISEDEKPFELPVGWEWVRLIDIMADIHYGYTASADETKEVKLLRITDIQDDKVNWGTVPGCDISERMVEQYKLNNNDIVIARTGGTVGKSYLVENMNVSSVFASYLIRLKYLSPMQAGFTKVFLGSQLYWQQLYDGTSGTGQPNVNGNTLKAIILPIAPINEQHKVVSKVDELMSLCDQLEQQSLSSLDAHLQLVETLLATLIDSQNAEELAENWVRISQYFDTLFTTEASIDALKQTILQLAVMGKLVPQDPSDEPASELLKRIEQEKARLVKEGKIKKQKPLPPISEDEKPFELPEGWEWVQVQDICSKITDGEHSTPQRSESGHYLLSARNVTNDGISLRDVDYVPTEVFNKIRGRCDPSIGDILISCSGSIGRIAMVDKNDAYSMVRSAAMIRPVNGQLNLHYLMSSLQSPFLQTQMVKRSKKSAQANLFLGAISCLVLPLPPVKEQSKIVNKVNELTKFCESLKSRLQSVQQTQLHLADALTDAALN, from the coding sequence ATGGCTGTTGAAAAACTGATCACCCAATATATTGATACATGGACTTCTGCGCTGCAAACTCGCTCCACAGCGGGGCGGGGTCGTAATGGCAAAATCGATCTCTACGGCATTAAGAAACTGCGCGAGCTGATTCTGGAGCTGGCGGTGCGCGGCAAACTGGTGCCTCAGGATCCGAATGATGAGCCGGCATCTGAATTACTGAAGCGTATTGCCGCTGAGAAAGCGGATCTGGTGAAGCAGGGGAAGATTAAAAAGCAGAAGCCTTTGCCGGAAATTAGCGAGGATGAAAAGCCTTTTGAATTGCCGGTGGGGTGGGAGTGGGTAAGGCTCATCGATATTATGGCTGATATTCATTATGGATACACAGCTTCTGCGGATGAAACTAAAGAAGTAAAGTTACTGAGAATAACAGACATTCAAGATGATAAAGTTAATTGGGGAACGGTTCCCGGTTGCGACATCAGTGAAAGAATGGTTGAGCAATATAAGCTAAATAACAATGATATTGTTATTGCTCGTACAGGTGGGACTGTAGGAAAATCATATTTGGTTGAGAATATGAATGTTTCTTCAGTATTTGCATCCTATTTAATAAGATTGAAATATCTGAGTCCTATGCAGGCTGGGTTTACAAAAGTATTTTTAGGCAGTCAGCTATATTGGCAGCAACTTTACGATGGAACGTCCGGTACGGGGCAGCCAAATGTAAATGGTAATACTTTGAAGGCAATAATATTACCAATAGCACCAATTAATGAACAGCATAAAGTGGTCTCCAAAGTTGATGAACTTATGTCCCTTTGCGACCAACTGGAACAGCAATCTCTGTCCAGTCTGGATGCGCATCTGCAACTGGTAGAAACCCTGCTGGCAACGCTGATCGATAGCCAAAATGCCGAAGAGCTCGCCGAAAACTGGGTACGAATCAGCCAGTATTTCGACACGCTGTTTACCACCGAAGCGAGTATCGATGCGCTTAAGCAAACCATTCTGCAACTGGCGGTAATGGGTAAACTGGTGCCGCAGGATCCTAGCGACGAACCGGCATCTGAACTGCTTAAACGTATTGAGCAGGAGAAAGCGCGACTGGTGAAAGAAGGAAAAATTAAAAAGCAAAAACCGTTGCCGCCAATCAGTGAGGATGAAAAACCATTTGAGTTACCGGAGGGATGGGAGTGGGTACAGGTTCAAGATATCTGTAGCAAAATCACTGATGGTGAGCATTCAACCCCTCAAAGAAGTGAATCTGGCCACTATTTGCTCTCGGCAAGGAATGTTACAAATGATGGGATTTCCCTTCGGGATGTTGATTATGTTCCTACTGAAGTTTTTAATAAAATAAGAGGTCGCTGCGATCCTAGTATTGGGGATATATTGATATCCTGTTCAGGAAGTATAGGTCGAATAGCGATGGTCGATAAGAATGATGCATATTCAATGGTCAGAAGTGCCGCTATGATTCGGCCTGTTAACGGGCAATTAAATCTTCACTATCTGATGAGTTCACTTCAATCACCGTTTTTACAAACTCAAATGGTTAAAAGATCAAAGAAATCTGCGCAAGCTAATCTTTTCTTAGGCGCAATAAGTTGCTTGGTTCTTCCGCTTCCACCAGTCAAAGAGCAAAGTAAAATTGTCAATAAAGTTAATGAGTTGACAAAATTCTGTGAATCCCTTAAATCCCGTCTGCAATCCGTCCAGCAAACCCAGCTCCACCTGGCGGATGCGCTCACTGATGCTGCATTAAACTAA
- a CDS encoding ankyrin repeat domain-containing protein, producing the protein MSVNDKVLKLAFLGEWDTLLPVLRNYPHLINLPSEPKGYTPLHQAAWHGATLPVIGELLFLGADRSITTHSRRQTAYDIVIEKHKRPDLEYILFPKKVTIAQIIRKVVLTEPQIFEVYDGNLILVDKLIAAFGVELRPDKLEELENRLHHLFFALTGQTINAEKMIKFDAAQGFSFDVNPAFFGQTFFPLICRTAQAEHNLVESEWATVSDLFEPSPTQWGLRGDLFLWLEMRQSLCQVSLPKDTDELADIISAAFQALTGKSLISRVGDNDFFVERFSRGGMSSGYVSSLYWLNEFIPQLQARLNWLQTAGL; encoded by the coding sequence ATGTCAGTTAACGATAAGGTGTTGAAGCTCGCCTTCCTGGGAGAATGGGATACGCTGTTACCTGTTCTTCGGAATTATCCTCATCTGATAAACCTTCCCAGCGAACCGAAAGGTTATACACCGCTGCATCAGGCTGCATGGCATGGTGCTACTCTACCGGTTATTGGTGAGTTGTTATTCCTTGGGGCTGACCGAAGCATAACTACTCACTCCAGACGTCAGACGGCCTATGACATCGTGATTGAAAAGCATAAGCGGCCTGATCTTGAATATATTCTTTTCCCAAAAAAAGTGACGATCGCGCAAATCATAAGAAAGGTGGTGCTCACTGAGCCACAGATATTTGAGGTGTATGACGGAAATCTGATTTTGGTTGATAAACTGATAGCAGCCTTCGGTGTGGAACTACGCCCGGATAAATTAGAAGAGCTTGAGAACAGACTACATCACCTCTTTTTTGCGTTAACCGGGCAAACTATAAATGCTGAAAAAATGATTAAATTCGACGCAGCACAAGGCTTTTCATTTGACGTTAATCCTGCATTTTTCGGGCAAACATTTTTCCCGCTTATTTGCCGTACTGCACAAGCAGAACATAACCTTGTGGAGAGTGAGTGGGCCACGGTATCCGATCTATTTGAACCTTCACCCACTCAGTGGGGATTGCGCGGCGACCTCTTCTTGTGGCTGGAGATGCGACAATCCTTGTGCCAGGTGAGCCTGCCAAAAGATACTGATGAATTAGCCGATATTATTTCGGCGGCGTTTCAGGCATTAACCGGAAAATCATTGATTAGCCGTGTCGGTGACAACGATTTCTTTGTTGAGCGCTTTAGTCGTGGTGGAATGTCATCGGGATATGTTTCTTCGCTGTACTGGCTCAACGAGTTCATTCCACAACTGCAAGCCAGGTTGAACTGGTTGCAGACAGCCGGGTTATGA
- a CDS encoding formate/nitrite transporter family protein, with the protein MMKNTQNDNENQVESDESEQGEEIEVDEEALPSRAAAVHEQIRQEGEKELERDALALLFSAIAAGLSMGASLMAKGIFQVNLHDVPGGFLLENLGYTFGFIIVIMARQQLFTENTVTAVLPVMHKPSGGNFLLLMRLWGLVLGGNLIGTALAALAFNHMPIFDDAVRDAFVNISQKVMENSPGEMFANAVVSGWIIATMVWMFPSAGAAKIWVIVLMTWLVALGDLAHIVVGSVEIFYLVFNGDLPWQQFIWPFALPTLAGNIIGGTFIFALISHAQIRNDMSNKAKAKAAAEAKRQQKKLAENHPD; encoded by the coding sequence ATGATGAAAAACACACAAAACGATAATGAAAACCAGGTTGAGAGTGATGAGAGTGAACAGGGTGAAGAGATTGAGGTTGATGAAGAGGCCCTGCCCTCTCGCGCTGCCGCTGTTCACGAACAGATCCGCCAGGAGGGAGAAAAAGAGCTGGAGCGCGATGCCCTGGCGCTGCTGTTCTCCGCCATAGCAGCAGGATTGTCGATGGGCGCATCGCTGATGGCCAAAGGGATTTTTCAGGTCAATCTGCATGATGTTCCCGGCGGTTTTTTGCTGGAAAATCTCGGCTATACCTTCGGGTTTATCATTGTGATTATGGCGCGCCAGCAGCTGTTTACTGAAAACACCGTAACGGCTGTACTGCCGGTGATGCATAAACCGAGCGGCGGTAATTTCCTGTTGCTGATGCGTTTATGGGGGCTGGTACTAGGCGGCAACCTGATCGGCACGGCGCTGGCCGCGCTGGCATTCAACCATATGCCGATTTTTGACGACGCGGTGCGCGATGCTTTTGTCAATATCAGTCAAAAGGTAATGGAGAACAGCCCGGGCGAGATGTTTGCTAATGCGGTAGTTTCTGGCTGGATTATTGCCACCATGGTCTGGATGTTTCCATCCGCAGGCGCCGCGAAGATTTGGGTGATTGTACTGATGACCTGGCTGGTAGCGCTGGGCGATCTTGCGCATATTGTGGTGGGTTCGGTAGAGATTTTCTATCTGGTGTTTAATGGCGATCTTCCGTGGCAGCAGTTTATCTGGCCGTTTGCCCTTCCCACCCTGGCGGGCAATATTATCGGCGGCACCTTTATCTTTGCCCTGATCAGCCATGCACAGATCCGTAATGATATGAGCAACAAAGCCAAAGCAAAAGCGGCGGCTGAAGCGAAGCGTCAACAGAAGAAACTGGCAGAAAATCATCCGGATTGA
- the ccmA gene encoding cytochrome c biogenesis heme-transporting ATPase CcmA, whose amino-acid sequence MLAAQNLTCVRDERTLFSELSFTVKAGEIVQVEGENGAGKTSLLRILAGLSRADQGEVLWQQRSIQQQRETYHASMLYLGHLPGIKAVLTPLENLSFWYAQRAPDELWQALEQVDLMGYEEVAVAQLSAGQQRRVALARLWLSAAPLWILDEPLTAIDKSGVETLMARLVEHADQGGAVILTTHQELPASVRNLSRIRLTSAGEA is encoded by the coding sequence ATGCTGGCAGCCCAAAATCTGACATGTGTTCGCGATGAGCGGACGCTGTTTAGTGAACTCAGCTTTACCGTTAAGGCCGGCGAAATTGTGCAGGTAGAAGGGGAGAATGGTGCCGGGAAAACCTCTTTGCTGCGCATCCTGGCCGGACTGAGCCGCGCCGATCAGGGCGAAGTGCTCTGGCAGCAGCGCAGCATTCAGCAGCAGCGTGAAACTTATCATGCCAGCATGCTCTACCTGGGCCATCTGCCGGGTATCAAAGCGGTATTAACGCCTCTGGAAAACCTCAGCTTCTGGTATGCGCAGCGTGCGCCAGATGAACTCTGGCAGGCGCTGGAACAGGTCGATCTGATGGGCTATGAAGAGGTGGCAGTCGCTCAACTCTCCGCCGGTCAGCAGCGGCGTGTAGCGCTGGCTCGCCTCTGGCTCTCAGCCGCGCCGCTGTGGATCCTCGATGAACCGTTGACCGCCATCGATAAATCCGGAGTGGAAACGCTGATGGCGCGGCTGGTAGAGCATGCCGACCAGGGCGGGGCCGTTATCCTTACCACCCACCAGGAACTGCCCGCTTCAGTGCGTAATCTCAGCCGTATTCGCCTCACTTCTGCCGGAGAGGCCTGA
- the ccmB gene encoding heme exporter protein CcmB has product MFWRVLKRELRIAFRSGAEIVNPLWFFLIVITLFPLGIGPEPQLLARIAPGIVWVAALLSSLLALERLFRDDFLDGSLEQLLLLPAPLPLTVLGKVVVHWMVTGLPLLLLSPLVALLLSLDFASWRAVALTLLLGTPTLSLLGAIGVGLTVGLRRGGVLLSLLVLPLAMPVLIFASAAIDAAGQGLPIDGYLAILGALLAGSATLAPFATAAALRVSVH; this is encoded by the coding sequence ATGTTCTGGCGCGTGTTAAAACGAGAATTACGCATCGCCTTTCGCAGCGGCGCGGAGATCGTCAATCCGCTGTGGTTCTTTCTGATTGTGATTACGCTGTTTCCTTTAGGTATCGGCCCTGAGCCACAGCTGCTGGCACGTATTGCGCCCGGCATTGTCTGGGTGGCGGCGCTGCTCTCATCATTGCTGGCACTGGAACGGCTGTTCCGTGACGATTTTCTTGATGGTTCCCTTGAGCAGCTTTTGCTGCTGCCCGCGCCTCTGCCGCTGACGGTACTGGGTAAAGTCGTCGTTCACTGGATGGTCACCGGCCTGCCACTGCTGCTACTGTCACCGCTGGTGGCTCTGCTGCTGTCGCTGGATTTTGCCAGCTGGCGAGCGGTCGCGCTAACCCTGCTGCTGGGCACACCTACGCTAAGTTTGCTCGGAGCCATCGGTGTCGGGCTGACGGTAGGGCTGCGTCGGGGTGGTGTCCTGCTGAGTTTGCTGGTGCTGCCACTGGCGATGCCTGTGCTGATTTTTGCCAGCGCGGCGATAGATGCCGCAGGCCAGGGGCTGCCGATTGATGGATATCTGGCGATTCTTGGTGCTCTGCTGGCAGGAAGCGCCACGCTGGCACCTTTTGCTACGGCAGCCGCATTACGGGTCAGCGTACACTAA
- a CDS encoding heme ABC transporter permease has protein sequence MWKWIHQLGKPERLYQLCGRFVPWFAISGIATLLLGWAWGFGFAPPASEQGDGFRIIYIHVPMAMWSMGIYAAMAMSAFIGLVWQWKTADLAMMAMAPVGAVFTFITLVTGSAWGRPMWGTWWTWDARLTSELVLLFLYMGVIALYHAYDDRRMAGRAAGIVTLVGVINLPIIHYSVKWWNTLHQGSSGVLLQAVDPTMRTPLLWSVLGVWLLFITLTLMRLRNLLLFTERHRPWVAEVAAKGGHRP, from the coding sequence ATGTGGAAGTGGATACACCAACTGGGCAAGCCTGAACGCCTGTACCAGTTATGCGGGCGTTTTGTGCCGTGGTTTGCTATTTCAGGGATAGCAACGCTGCTGCTGGGCTGGGCCTGGGGCTTCGGTTTTGCCCCGCCAGCATCTGAGCAGGGCGACGGTTTCCGCATCATCTATATCCATGTACCGATGGCCATGTGGTCGATGGGTATCTATGCGGCAATGGCAATGTCTGCGTTTATCGGGCTGGTCTGGCAGTGGAAAACCGCCGATCTCGCCATGATGGCGATGGCCCCGGTTGGCGCGGTATTCACTTTTATTACCCTGGTCACCGGTTCTGCCTGGGGCCGGCCGATGTGGGGCACCTGGTGGACGTGGGATGCACGTCTGACCTCGGAACTGGTGCTGCTATTCCTTTATATGGGCGTTATCGCGCTCTATCACGCCTATGACGATCGCCGGATGGCCGGGCGCGCGGCGGGGATTGTCACCCTCGTTGGCGTAATTAATCTGCCGATTATTCATTATTCCGTTAAGTGGTGGAACACCCTGCATCAGGGCTCTTCCGGCGTGCTATTACAGGCAGTTGATCCCACAATGCGTACGCCGCTGTTATGGTCGGTGCTGGGAGTCTGGCTGCTGTTTATCACCCTGACGCTGATGCGCCTGCGGAACCTGCTGCTCTTTACCGAACGCCATCGTCCCTGGGTAGCTGAAGTCGCGGCAAAAGGAGGGCATCGCCCATGA
- the ccmD gene encoding heme exporter protein CcmD: protein MTPAFSSWQEFFAMGRYGFYVWLAVTCTLIPLCALLLHTLLQRRRLLAEIRQRQARELRIRAAKVKKTAQAAGELP from the coding sequence ATGACTCCGGCATTCTCTTCCTGGCAGGAATTCTTTGCGATGGGCCGCTACGGCTTCTATGTCTGGCTGGCGGTAACCTGCACCCTGATCCCTTTGTGTGCGCTGCTGTTGCACACGTTATTACAGCGCCGTCGTCTGCTGGCTGAAATTCGCCAGCGCCAGGCGCGAGAGCTGCGTATTCGTGCAGCAAAAGTAAAAAAAACCGCCCAGGCGGCAGGAGAACTACCGTGA
- the ccmE gene encoding cytochrome c maturation protein CcmE encodes MNPRRKNRLILVLVVLVGLGLATALVMYALRSNIDLFYTPGEVINGKGQQHVKPEPGQRLRVGGMVMPGSVKRDPDTLQVSFKLYDAVGVISVSYEGILPDLFREGQGVVAQGVLQDGSHVIAKEVLAKHDEKYTPPEIEDAMKQNHRSPAATAAGGQP; translated from the coding sequence GTGAATCCCCGTCGTAAAAATCGCCTGATTCTGGTGCTGGTGGTGCTGGTCGGATTGGGCCTGGCAACGGCGCTGGTGATGTATGCCCTGCGCTCAAATATTGACCTGTTTTACACCCCCGGAGAAGTGATCAATGGCAAAGGTCAGCAGCATGTTAAGCCTGAGCCAGGCCAGCGCCTGCGCGTCGGCGGTATGGTGATGCCGGGTAGCGTCAAGCGCGACCCTGATACCCTGCAAGTGTCGTTCAAACTCTATGATGCGGTTGGCGTGATTAGCGTCAGCTATGAAGGCATCCTGCCGGATCTGTTCCGCGAGGGCCAGGGCGTGGTAGCCCAGGGAGTATTGCAGGATGGCAGCCATGTGATCGCCAAAGAGGTGCTGGCTAAACACGATGAAAAGTATACCCCGCCAGAAATTGAAGATGCGATGAAGCAAAACCACCGCTCTCCGGCCGCAACCGCAGCGGGAGGCCAGCCATGA
- a CDS encoding heme lyase CcmF/NrfE family subunit codes for MMPEIGSFLLCLALALSLLLSVYPLWGAARQDSRLMALARPLTYGLFACIAAAFLILVHAFIINDFSVAYVATNSNTLLPVYYRIAATWGAHEGSLLLWVLLLSGWTLAVALLSRAMPADAIARVLAVMGMINLGFLLFITLTSNPFVRTLPDFPIEGNDLNPMLQDIGLIFHPPLLYMGYVGFSVAFAFAIASLMAGRLDTAWARWSRPWTTAAWVFLTIGIVLGSAWAYYELGWGGWWFWDPVENASFMPWLAGTALIHSLAVTEKRGTFKAWTVLLAIAAFSLSLLGTFLVRSGVLVSVHSFASDPARGMFILAFLIIVIGGSLLLYAIKGGKVRSRVQNEAWSRESFLLGNNVLLIAAMLVVLLGTLLPLVHKQLGLGTISIGEPFFNTLFTWLMAPLALLMGIGPLVRWRRDEPQKLWKRLGLALVVTLLLSITLPWLIQDRIEAMTVVGLLMAVWVIILTLMELHERATHRHRFFSGLRHLSRSHWGMVLGHLGVAVTVIGIAFSQNYSVERDVRMKEGDSVKVYSYQFTLRGVQPLTGPNYSGSVGVIDVSRNGSHEATLSAEKRFYSATRSMMTEAAIDGGFTRDLYAALGEELAGDSWAVRLYYKPFVRWIWFGGVFMALGGVLCLLDPRYRSRRKAQKELA; via the coding sequence ATGATGCCTGAAATCGGCAGTTTCCTGCTCTGTCTGGCACTGGCGCTCTCTCTGTTATTGAGTGTTTATCCGCTGTGGGGGGCTGCGCGCCAGGACAGCCGTCTGATGGCGCTGGCACGGCCGCTGACTTACGGGCTGTTTGCCTGTATTGCTGCGGCATTTCTGATTCTCGTCCATGCTTTTATTATTAATGACTTCAGCGTTGCCTATGTGGCGACCAACTCCAACACCCTGCTGCCGGTTTACTACCGCATTGCCGCCACCTGGGGGGCGCATGAAGGCTCACTGCTGCTGTGGGTGCTGTTACTTAGCGGCTGGACGCTTGCGGTAGCGCTGCTCAGTCGCGCCATGCCTGCGGATGCCATTGCCCGGGTACTGGCGGTAATGGGGATGATTAATCTTGGCTTCCTGCTGTTTATAACCCTGACTTCAAACCCGTTTGTGCGTACGCTGCCCGACTTTCCGATTGAAGGTAACGATCTCAACCCGATGTTGCAGGATATCGGGCTGATCTTCCATCCGCCGCTGCTCTATATGGGCTACGTCGGTTTCTCCGTGGCTTTCGCCTTTGCCATTGCCTCGCTGATGGCCGGACGGCTGGATACTGCCTGGGCGCGCTGGTCACGTCCGTGGACGACGGCTGCCTGGGTGTTTCTGACCATCGGCATTGTGCTCGGGTCGGCCTGGGCCTATTACGAACTGGGCTGGGGCGGCTGGTGGTTCTGGGATCCGGTAGAGAATGCCTCATTTATGCCGTGGCTGGCGGGTACCGCACTGATTCACTCGCTGGCGGTAACGGAAAAACGCGGTACTTTTAAGGCCTGGACAGTACTGCTGGCGATCGCTGCCTTCTCCCTCAGCCTGCTGGGCACTTTCCTGGTGCGCTCCGGTGTGCTGGTGTCGGTACACTCATTTGCTTCCGACCCGGCGCGCGGCATGTTTATCCTCGCCTTCCTGATTATTGTAATAGGCGGCTCGCTGCTGCTGTACGCCATTAAAGGCGGCAAGGTGCGCAGCCGGGTGCAAAATGAAGCCTGGTCGCGTGAATCTTTCCTGCTCGGCAACAACGTGCTGCTGATTGCCGCCATGCTGGTGGTACTGCTGGGTACCCTGCTGCCGCTGGTGCATAAGCAGCTGGGGCTTGGCACCATCTCCATTGGTGAGCCTTTCTTTAATACGCTGTTTACCTGGCTGATGGCACCGCTAGCACTGCTGATGGGGATTGGCCCGCTGGTGCGCTGGCGACGCGATGAACCGCAAAAACTTTGGAAGCGACTGGGGCTGGCGCTGGTGGTGACCCTGCTGCTGTCGATTACTCTGCCGTGGCTGATACAGGATCGCATTGAGGCGATGACGGTAGTGGGCCTGCTGATGGCGGTCTGGGTGATTATCCTCACCCTGATGGAGCTGCATGAACGTGCCACCCATCGCCACCGTTTCTTTAGCGGGCTGCGCCATCTGTCCCGCAGCCACTGGGGCATGGTGCTTGGCCATCTTGGCGTGGCGGTAACGGTGATCGGTATCGCCTTTAGTCAGAATTACAGCGTGGAGCGCGACGTGCGGATGAAAGAAGGGGATAGCGTGAAGGTTTACAGCTATCAGTTCACTCTGCGCGGCGTGCAGCCTTTGACAGGACCAAACTACTCCGGCAGCGTCGGTGTGATTGATGTCAGCCGTAACGGCAGCCATGAAGCCACTCTGTCAGCGGAAAAACGCTTCTACAGCGCGACGCGTAGCATGATGACCGAGGCGGCAATTGACGGCGGCTTCACGCGCGATCTCTACGCGGCATTGGGTGAAGAGCTGGCTGGCGACTCCTGGGCCGTGCGTCTCTATTACAAACCTTTTGTCCGCTGGATCTGGTTCGGCGGCGTATTTATGGCGCTCGGCGGGGTGCTGTGCCTGCTTGATCCGCGTTACCGTTCGCGCCGCAAAGCGCAAAAGGAGCTGGCATGA
- a CDS encoding DsbE family thiol:disulfide interchange protein: MNKKILYIPLVLFLLLAAALLWQLSRNASGDDPTRLESALVGKPVPVFKLESLDHPGKTFDQSVLNDGKPILLNVWATWCPTCRAEHQYLNTLAAKGVRVVGLNYKDDRQKAIAWLNTLGNPYALSLYDGDGMLGLDLGVYGAPETFLIDGHGIIRYRHAGDMNERVWNEEVKPLWEQYSKEAGR; this comes from the coding sequence ATGAACAAAAAAATTCTCTATATCCCCCTGGTGCTGTTCCTGCTGCTGGCGGCGGCGCTGCTGTGGCAGTTAAGTCGCAATGCCAGCGGTGATGACCCGACGCGGCTGGAGTCGGCGCTGGTCGGTAAACCGGTGCCGGTATTTAAGCTTGAGTCGCTGGATCACCCGGGTAAAACCTTCGATCAGTCGGTGCTGAATGATGGCAAACCTATCCTGCTCAACGTCTGGGCTACCTGGTGTCCGACCTGTCGCGCGGAGCATCAGTATCTCAATACGCTGGCCGCTAAAGGTGTGCGCGTGGTGGGGCTGAACTACAAAGACGATCGTCAGAAGGCCATCGCCTGGCTTAACACCCTCGGCAATCCATATGCCCTGAGCCTGTATGATGGTGACGGAATGCTCGGGCTGGATCTGGGCGTCTATGGCGCACCGGAAACCTTTCTTATCGACGGGCACGGCATTATCCGCTATCGCCACGCCGGAGATATGAATGAGCGCGTCTGGAATGAGGAAGTGAAACCTCTCTGGGAGCAATACAGCAAGGAGGCGGGACGATGA